From the genome of Clostridium sp. BNL1100, one region includes:
- a CDS encoding ABC transporter ATP-binding protein → MAGANKPGNIGNMPGLGNRMGGPPHQRFQPMAKPQNSKGTMLRLISMFGKWKSSLIVATVLTIVSASVSLITPFLIGEAINTFNIKTGTIDKNILTIILTALIACYLVSWIIDTSNGILMARVTQNLVKSIRTDFFSKLQRIPLNFYDTRAHGDTMSRITNDVDNISSTVAQTTTQLISSIFSITGSFIMMLYLSPVLTLVALITIPLVFILTKTIARHSRKYFKSQQSMLGVLNGVIEENIVGLKMVKSFNRQQKVLEEFKAVNGKLCENSTKAQIWAGFLMPFMNVINNLSFSFIACTGGVLTVNKILTVGVVVSFLTYSKQFGMPLNNIAGMFNTIQSALAGAERVFEILDENEEATDKNDIKEFSDIKGKVDFRNVSFAYNSTRKVLNNISFQVKPGEVVALVGETGAGKTTIVNLLTRFYETDEGEILIDDTSITDISRKDLRSCFSVVLQDTCLFTGTIMDNIRYSKPEATDEEVMEASKMAHAHEFISRLPKKYNTHITGSSDNLSQGQRQLIAIARAVLCNAPILILDEATSSVDTKTEKEIQLALLKLMKNHTSFLIAHRLSTIRDADKIFVIGNGCIQEHGTHFELMDRKGIYYKMVMNQMGLGENFNGGVY, encoded by the coding sequence ATGGCTGGTGCAAATAAACCCGGAAACATAGGCAATATGCCGGGCTTGGGAAACAGAATGGGAGGGCCGCCTCATCAGAGATTTCAACCCATGGCTAAACCCCAAAATAGTAAAGGCACAATGCTAAGGCTGATTAGTATGTTTGGCAAATGGAAAAGTTCGCTTATAGTGGCTACTGTACTTACTATAGTTTCAGCCTCGGTGTCACTTATCACGCCTTTTCTAATTGGAGAAGCAATAAATACATTTAATATTAAAACAGGAACTATAGATAAAAATATATTAACTATAATACTGACCGCACTTATTGCCTGCTATCTTGTGAGTTGGATAATAGATACTTCAAATGGTATTCTTATGGCAAGGGTTACTCAAAATCTTGTAAAAAGTATAAGAACGGACTTCTTTTCGAAGCTCCAGAGAATTCCTTTGAACTTTTATGATACCAGAGCCCACGGGGATACTATGAGCAGAATAACCAATGATGTTGACAACATCAGCAGCACAGTAGCTCAGACAACTACACAGCTTATATCCAGTATTTTTTCAATAACAGGTTCGTTTATAATGATGTTGTATTTAAGTCCTGTTTTAACCCTTGTTGCACTAATAACCATACCACTTGTTTTTATACTTACAAAAACAATAGCCCGGCACAGTCGAAAATATTTTAAAAGTCAGCAGAGTATGCTTGGGGTGCTTAACGGTGTAATTGAAGAAAACATTGTGGGATTAAAGATGGTTAAATCCTTTAACCGCCAGCAAAAGGTTTTGGAGGAGTTTAAAGCGGTTAACGGTAAGCTTTGCGAAAATTCCACCAAGGCTCAGATTTGGGCGGGTTTCCTTATGCCCTTTATGAATGTCATTAACAATTTGAGCTTTTCGTTTATTGCCTGTACTGGTGGAGTGCTGACAGTTAATAAAATATTAACTGTAGGTGTTGTAGTCAGCTTTCTAACGTATTCAAAGCAATTTGGTATGCCTCTTAACAATATTGCAGGAATGTTTAACACTATTCAATCAGCTTTGGCGGGAGCTGAAAGAGTTTTTGAAATTCTGGATGAAAATGAGGAGGCAACTGACAAAAACGATATAAAGGAATTTTCTGATATTAAAGGTAAAGTTGATTTCAGAAATGTATCCTTTGCATATAATTCGACACGCAAAGTTCTGAATAACATCAGTTTTCAGGTTAAACCGGGAGAAGTTGTGGCACTTGTTGGTGAGACGGGAGCCGGAAAAACTACTATTGTAAATCTACTAACCAGATTTTATGAGACTGATGAGGGAGAAATATTAATAGATGATACCAGTATTACCGATATTTCAAGAAAAGATTTGAGAAGTTGTTTTTCGGTGGTTTTGCAGGACACATGTCTTTTTACGGGTACAATAATGGACAACATAAGATATTCAAAGCCTGAAGCAACGGATGAGGAAGTTATGGAAGCTTCAAAAATGGCCCATGCCCACGAGTTTATTTCAAGGCTCCCCAAAAAGTATAATACACATATTACGGGAAGCTCCGATAATCTAAGCCAAGGACAGAGACAGTTGATTGCAATAGCAAGAGCTGTTCTGTGTAACGCTCCAATACTTATTCTGGATGAAGCTACAAGCAGCGTTGATACTAAAACAGAAAAAGAAATTCAGCTGGCATTACTAAAGCTTATGAAAAACCACACCAGTTTTTTGATTGCTCACAGGCTCTCAACAATACGTGATGCTGACAAGATTTTTGTAATAGGGAATGGCTGTATTCAGGAACATGGAACTCATTTTGAGCTTATGGATAGAAAAGGTATTTACTATAAAATGGTAATGAATCAGATGGGACTTGGCGAAAATTTTAATGGAGGTGTATACTGA
- a CDS encoding NAD(P)H-dependent oxidoreductase, with protein MKKLLYISVNTKPEEMSSSKTVARKLINSILEKHPSMVFEEVDLYKEHIPQLKCSYFESRSAIVNSEALAKLPQDEQNEVNQIIKLCDQFRDADIYVIASPMWSLSFPAPLKEYIDCVIQSGKTIAFDENKPYGLLNDKERTFIYVQSSGANIPWIIRPALNKGLNYVHDIMRFLGISKFEELLVDGTGTTELERQEAIEKAASRIETMVDQI; from the coding sequence ATGAAAAAGCTGCTATACATTAGTGTTAATACAAAACCGGAAGAGATGTCTTCTTCAAAAACAGTTGCAAGAAAGCTCATTAACAGTATACTTGAAAAACATCCAAGTATGGTTTTCGAAGAAGTAGATTTGTACAAAGAGCATATACCACAGTTGAAATGCAGTTACTTTGAAAGCAGGAGTGCTATTGTAAATTCAGAGGCGTTGGCAAAGCTGCCTCAAGATGAACAGAATGAAGTAAACCAGATAATAAAGTTGTGTGATCAGTTCAGAGATGCGGACATTTACGTAATTGCATCGCCTATGTGGAGCTTGTCTTTTCCTGCTCCATTAAAGGAATACATTGATTGTGTTATCCAGTCCGGTAAAACAATTGCTTTTGATGAAAATAAGCCTTATGGTTTGCTAAATGATAAAGAGCGTACTTTTATATATGTACAATCGTCAGGAGCAAATATTCCATGGATTATCAGACCTGCTTTAAATAAGGGTTTGAATTATGTACACGATATTATGAGATTTTTAGGCATAAGCAAGTTTGAAGAGCTGTTGGTAGATGGAACAGGAACCACAGAACTTGAGCGGCAGGAAGCAATTGAGAAAGCAGCTTCAAGGATTGAAACTATGGTTGATCAAATTTAA
- a CDS encoding S8 family serine peptidase, giving the protein MRKSKLVKLFFILTLVFTIVGTQTLTFAKPLNEAAKSESPAFKLTKSPDSKLFVNLKEKIDESSDDDEIPVTVLFNKKLSDTEFSSIEKLLGNPKLKHKFDIIPGVALNLTKKQISQLEKSDLIQQVEYDAPVHATLNTASSSFGVTQAKSDFNVNGDADNAPTTYSTSDVVVAVIDTGIDSSHVDLDGGKVIAWKDWVNNKTTPYDDNGHGTHVSGIVAGTGEGNSSYKGVAPGASLIGLKVLDSAGSGTMSNVTAAIDWAVTNKAKYNIRIISLSLGTDASSDGTDSTSVAINNAFDAGIVPVVAAGNAGPGKATIGSPGAASKALTVGAFADVGEKGFFLADFSSRGLTADGRVKPDIAAPGYQITSVQANSTNKYIAYSGTSMATPFTSGTAALILDANPSLTASQVVNIITSTAQDWGPAGQDLDYGFGRLDGYEAVKKAGNFTGTGPSVPNHIYKAESLAKTNTYDEYTISIPNTTYPIAITLIHPNWSSSQDFDVYLYNPSGTEVASSETATRQETISYTPTTAGTYKIKVLSYKGSGSYFFDVSSSAATITQTTNQ; this is encoded by the coding sequence ATGAGAAAAAGTAAATTAGTAAAACTATTTTTTATTTTAACATTGGTGTTTACAATTGTAGGTACACAAACACTTACTTTTGCTAAGCCTTTAAACGAAGCAGCAAAATCCGAAAGTCCGGCATTTAAACTTACCAAAAGCCCCGATAGCAAATTATTTGTAAATCTTAAAGAGAAAATTGATGAATCTTCTGACGATGATGAAATACCGGTTACAGTGTTATTTAACAAAAAGCTCTCTGATACTGAATTTTCATCAATTGAAAAGCTCTTGGGTAATCCTAAGCTAAAGCATAAATTTGATATTATTCCCGGTGTTGCTCTAAACTTAACAAAAAAGCAAATAAGCCAGCTTGAAAAATCGGATTTGATTCAGCAGGTAGAGTATGATGCACCTGTTCATGCTACTCTGAACACTGCATCAAGCTCCTTTGGAGTAACTCAGGCCAAATCTGATTTTAATGTTAACGGTGATGCTGATAATGCTCCTACAACATATAGTACCAGTGACGTTGTAGTTGCAGTTATTGACACAGGTATTGATTCAAGCCATGTGGATCTTGACGGCGGTAAGGTAATAGCATGGAAGGATTGGGTCAACAACAAAACAACACCTTACGATGATAACGGTCATGGAACACATGTTTCAGGTATTGTCGCAGGCACAGGAGAGGGTAACTCAAGCTATAAGGGAGTTGCACCGGGTGCGTCCCTCATTGGTTTGAAAGTTCTGGATTCAGCCGGCAGCGGTACTATGAGTAACGTCACAGCTGCAATAGATTGGGCTGTAACAAACAAAGCCAAATACAATATCAGAATTATAAGTCTGAGCCTTGGAACTGATGCAAGTTCAGATGGAACAGATTCTACATCAGTTGCAATTAATAACGCTTTTGATGCAGGAATTGTACCTGTAGTCGCAGCAGGTAATGCAGGACCGGGAAAGGCAACTATAGGTTCCCCGGGAGCAGCATCAAAAGCTTTGACTGTCGGTGCTTTTGCAGATGTGGGAGAAAAAGGTTTCTTCCTGGCGGATTTCTCCAGTAGAGGTCTGACAGCTGACGGTAGAGTAAAACCTGATATAGCTGCTCCAGGTTATCAGATAACATCTGTACAGGCTAATTCAACCAATAAATACATAGCATACAGCGGAACAAGCATGGCAACACCTTTCACATCAGGAACAGCAGCATTGATTCTTGATGCAAACCCAAGTCTTACAGCATCACAGGTTGTAAATATAATAACAAGCACAGCTCAGGATTGGGGTCCTGCCGGGCAGGATTTGGATTATGGTTTTGGAAGACTGGACGGTTATGAAGCAGTGAAGAAAGCAGGTAATTTTACAGGTACCGGACCTTCCGTTCCAAACCACATTTATAAAGCAGAATCATTAGCAAAAACCAATACTTACGATGAATATACAATCTCTATACCTAACACAACATATCCTATAGCTATAACATTGATTCACCCTAACTGGTCATCCTCTCAGGATTTTGACGTATATCTATACAATCCTAGCGGAACAGAGGTTGCTTCTTCAGAAACAGCAACCAGACAGGAAACAATAAGTTATACACCAACTACTGCAGGAACATACAAGATAAAAGTGCTTTCATACAAAGGAAGCGGTTCATATTTCTTTGATGTAAGCTCCAGCGCAGCAACTATTACCCAGACTACTAACCAATAA